One window of Nocardioides dongkuii genomic DNA carries:
- a CDS encoding mannose-1-phosphate guanylyltransferase — translation MTSVGGENTDTIEGFWAVVPAGGAGTRLWPLSRAAAPKFLRDLTGSGRSLLQETHDRLAPLVDDRFLVVTGAAHREAVVEQLAGVAPECVLAEPSPRDSMAAIGLAAAILELTDPEAVMGSFAADHVITDRAAFGVAVATAVAAARDGWLVTLGIDPTFPSSAFGYIRLGDPLAGHEGVFGVEAFVEKPSPEVAEGYLASGSYRWNAGMFVVRPTVLLDLLAAEHPEFAVRLREIAADRSRLAELWPDLPKIALDHAVAEPAAAAGRVVTVPASFGWDDIGDFDSLATLLPATPGRPTVLGDEALVHAIDATGLVVPRSGRTIAVVGLEDVVVVDTPDALLVTTRAHAQAVKQVVAGLQDGGQRDLT, via the coding sequence ATGACGAGCGTCGGGGGAGAGAACACGGACACGATCGAGGGGTTCTGGGCGGTGGTGCCCGCGGGGGGTGCCGGCACCCGGCTGTGGCCGCTGTCGCGGGCCGCCGCGCCGAAGTTCCTCCGCGACCTCACGGGTAGCGGCCGCTCGCTGCTCCAGGAGACCCACGACCGGCTGGCGCCGCTCGTCGACGACCGGTTCCTGGTGGTCACGGGCGCGGCCCACCGCGAGGCCGTGGTCGAGCAGCTCGCGGGGGTGGCCCCGGAGTGCGTGCTCGCCGAGCCCTCGCCGCGCGACTCGATGGCCGCCATCGGCCTGGCCGCCGCGATCCTCGAGCTGACCGACCCGGAGGCGGTGATGGGCTCGTTCGCCGCGGACCACGTGATCACCGACCGCGCCGCGTTCGGGGTGGCCGTGGCGACCGCGGTCGCCGCCGCCCGGGACGGCTGGCTGGTCACGCTCGGCATCGACCCGACGTTCCCCTCCTCGGCCTTCGGCTACATCCGCCTCGGCGACCCGCTCGCGGGCCACGAGGGGGTGTTCGGCGTCGAGGCGTTCGTCGAGAAGCCCTCGCCGGAGGTGGCCGAGGGCTACCTGGCGTCGGGCAGCTACCGCTGGAACGCCGGCATGTTCGTGGTCCGCCCGACGGTGCTGCTGGACCTGCTGGCGGCCGAGCACCCGGAGTTCGCCGTACGCCTGCGGGAGATCGCCGCGGACCGGTCCCGGCTCGCCGAGCTCTGGCCGGACCTGCCCAAGATCGCGCTCGACCACGCCGTCGCCGAGCCGGCCGCGGCCGCCGGCCGCGTGGTGACAGTGCCGGCGTCGTTCGGCTGGGACGACATCGGCGACTTCGACTCGCTCGCCACCCTGCTGCCCGCCACCCCGGGGCGGCCCACGGTCCTCGGCGACGAGGCGCTCGTGCACGCCATCGACGCCACCGGCCTGGTGGTGCCGCGCTCGGGGCGCACCATCGCCGTGGTCGGGCTCGAGGACGTCGTCGTGGTCGACACCCCGGACGCCCTCCTGGTCACGACCCGCGCGCACGCGCAGGCCGTCAAGCAGGTCGTCGCCGGCCTCCAGGACGGGGGCCAGCGCGACCTGACCTGA
- a CDS encoding ABC transporter permease, with the protein MSETATQPHVVHAPLTNPAPTAGLLEVFRRRYLLKLLVRREISARYQSSLLGFLWSYLNPLSQLFIYWFVMGAIIGRDSVQMFAVHVFCGLIVVQFFVETFNAGTRSIVRNKALVRKMAMPREMFPVASMLVSLYHIGPQLLILAFICALCGWTPDPTYMLGFLLALVIIATIGLALALMFSIANVFLRDVGSFVNILTNFVRFGVPMIYPYTLVEERFGAVAPYYLWNPIADAVLLVQQAFWVGTTDDPAKTHAEHIPADLWTYSFIGVGVGLVLLVIGQLMFRKFENKVPERL; encoded by the coding sequence ATGAGTGAGACCGCCACGCAGCCGCACGTGGTCCACGCGCCGCTGACGAACCCGGCGCCGACCGCGGGCCTGCTCGAGGTCTTCCGCCGGCGCTACCTGCTCAAGCTGCTGGTACGCCGGGAGATCAGCGCGCGCTACCAGTCCTCGCTGCTGGGCTTCCTCTGGTCCTACCTGAACCCGCTCTCCCAGCTGTTCATCTACTGGTTCGTGATGGGCGCGATCATCGGTCGCGACAGCGTCCAGATGTTCGCCGTGCACGTGTTCTGCGGGCTGATCGTCGTGCAGTTCTTCGTGGAGACCTTCAACGCCGGCACCCGCTCGATCGTGCGGAACAAGGCGCTGGTGCGGAAGATGGCGATGCCACGGGAGATGTTCCCGGTGGCCTCGATGCTGGTCTCGCTCTACCACATCGGCCCGCAGCTGCTGATCCTCGCGTTCATCTGCGCGCTGTGCGGCTGGACGCCCGACCCGACGTACATGCTCGGGTTCCTGCTGGCGCTGGTGATCATCGCGACGATCGGGCTGGCCCTCGCGCTGATGTTCAGCATCGCCAACGTGTTCCTGCGCGACGTCGGCAGCTTCGTGAACATCCTGACCAACTTCGTGCGTTTCGGCGTCCCGATGATCTACCCCTACACGCTGGTCGAGGAGCGGTTCGGCGCGGTCGCGCCGTACTACCTGTGGAACCCGATCGCGGACGCCGTGCTGCTGGTGCAGCAGGCGTTCTGGGTGGGCACCACCGACGACCCCGCGAAGACCCACGCCGAGCACATCCCCGCCGACCTCTGGACCTACAGCTTCATCGGGGTCGGCGTCGGGCTGGTGCTGCTCGTGATCGGCCAGCTGATGTTCCGCAAGTTCGAGAACAAGGTCCCGGAGCGCCTCTGA
- a CDS encoding TIGR03089 family protein, with protein MTTFSRLLDGLLRTEPGRPLVTFYDHATGERVELSVTTYANWVAKAASLLVEEHDLERGGTLRVDLPSHWLGPVFLGAAWAAGLVVTDDDEPDAVVCGPGTLARWAAAADDVPVLACSLLPMGVRFADPLPAGVHDVGVEIWSQPDSFIPWDPPTPDDPAVSWAGVTTTQAQLWETAAAGSLLTDGGRLLSEANPASPPGIASFAEPLARSGSLVLVAHADPERLEATYAAERATARFPRGNHQD; from the coding sequence GTGACCACCTTCTCCCGGCTGCTCGACGGCCTGCTGCGCACCGAGCCCGGCCGACCCCTGGTGACCTTCTACGACCACGCCACCGGGGAGCGGGTCGAGCTGTCGGTGACGACCTACGCCAACTGGGTCGCCAAGGCCGCCTCGCTGCTCGTCGAGGAGCACGACCTCGAGCGCGGCGGCACCCTGCGGGTCGACCTCCCGAGCCACTGGCTGGGGCCGGTCTTCCTCGGCGCGGCCTGGGCGGCCGGCCTGGTGGTGACCGACGACGACGAGCCGGACGCGGTCGTGTGCGGACCGGGGACGCTCGCGCGCTGGGCGGCCGCGGCGGACGACGTACCGGTGCTGGCGTGCTCGCTGCTGCCGATGGGGGTCCGGTTCGCCGACCCGCTGCCGGCCGGCGTGCACGACGTCGGGGTGGAGATCTGGTCGCAGCCGGACTCGTTCATCCCGTGGGACCCGCCGACCCCCGACGACCCGGCCGTGTCCTGGGCGGGCGTCACCACCACGCAGGCGCAGCTGTGGGAGACGGCCGCCGCCGGGAGTCTCCTCACCGACGGCGGCCGTCTCCTGTCGGAGGCGAACCCGGCTTCCCCACCGGGGATCGCCTCCTTCGCGGAGCCGCTCGCGAGGAGCGGCTCGCTGGTCCTGGTGGCCCATGCCGACCCGGAGCGGCTCGAGGCGACGTACGCCGCCGAGCGCGCCACGGCCCGCTTCCCGCGCGGGAACCACCAGGACTGA
- a CDS encoding ABC transporter ATP-binding protein: MTYPDSTSIVIDGVTKEFTLRYQRTLKQMSVAFMKGRDISDTFKALDDVSFTVEQGEAIGLMGLNGSGKSTLLKLVQGVMRPDAGQVLTRGRIAGLIATGAGFHPQLTGRENVFLNAAVLGMTEQETKRKFDDIVEFADIGRFLETPVGNYSSGMFARLGFAVAIHVDSDIFLADEALAVGDRPFKKKCIEKMEEVRKSGRTLFYVSHAAGSVRKMCNRVIVLEKGRVGFDGDVNQGIKYLRYEDDNPGHEPDADEREDDELGADI, translated from the coding sequence ATGACCTACCCCGACAGCACCTCGATCGTCATCGACGGGGTCACCAAGGAGTTCACGCTCCGCTACCAGCGCACGCTGAAGCAGATGTCGGTGGCGTTCATGAAGGGCCGCGACATCAGCGACACCTTCAAGGCGCTCGACGACGTCTCGTTCACCGTCGAGCAGGGCGAGGCCATCGGGCTGATGGGCCTCAACGGATCCGGCAAGAGCACGCTGCTCAAGCTGGTCCAGGGCGTGATGAGACCGGACGCCGGCCAGGTCCTGACCCGCGGGCGGATCGCCGGCCTGATCGCCACCGGCGCCGGCTTCCACCCCCAGCTCACCGGCCGCGAGAACGTCTTCCTCAACGCCGCGGTGCTCGGCATGACCGAGCAGGAGACCAAGCGGAAGTTCGACGACATCGTCGAGTTCGCCGACATCGGCAGGTTCCTCGAGACCCCGGTCGGCAACTACTCCTCAGGCATGTTCGCCCGGCTCGGCTTCGCGGTCGCGATCCACGTCGACTCCGACATCTTCCTCGCCGACGAGGCCCTCGCCGTCGGCGACCGCCCGTTCAAGAAGAAGTGCATCGAGAAGATGGAGGAGGTCCGCAAGAGCGGGCGCACCCTCTTCTACGTCAGCCACGCGGCCGGCTCGGTCCGCAAGATGTGCAACCGCGTGATCGTGCTCGAGAAGGGCCGGGTCGGCTTCGACGGCGACGTGAACCAGGGCATCAAGTACCTCCGGTACGAGGACGACAACCCGGGTCACGAGCCGGACGCCGACGAGCGCGAGGACGACGAGCTCGGCGCGGACATCTGA
- a CDS encoding glycosyltransferase, protein MTTSPTTAPAATHTTPGTVTRLLQRQILPIDRDTDVFPLYVDLEDVKLDTDRFEVGGDKAAKDLNNAAIRQSTSTGRKLHPDQIRSRTALQLEPSQLLSFGTYFNAFPASYWRRHTVVTQVQLSVTVRGAGSTVTVYKSMARGHSQRVDSAQTGEDAEGTFTFDLSLKPFVDGGWYWYDVVAGDHGCTVEGAEWTAEVSADRAEHGTVDVCITTMLPDMSAQLLGQLGAAEELQPYLDTVFVMDQGKDKVTDSEYFPAARAGLGEKLHVIVQGNLGGSGGYARGQLESVRKGTATYAMMMDDDVVCEPEGVIRAVTFGDLAKRPTIVGGHMFNLYSRAQLHSFGEIVQPWRFWWQTRLDGYAQWDFAARNLRSSRWLHKRADVDFNGWFMCLIPRVVLEEVGLSLPVFIKWDDSEFGLRAKQAGYPTVSFPGAAVWHVPWTDKNDGVDWQSYFHHRNRIIAALLHSPYERGGRMVRESLNHQVKHLASLQYSTAELRHLAMEDVLRGPHALHGELATKLGEINAFRKQFTDAQLHIDRDELPPVRRKKPPKKGKADIEIPSRLSTLVAAGLAPLRQLRPVREMATEYPETELTAMDAAWYNLVKYDSAVVSMNDGSSVAFYRRDPARYRDLLKRTIDIHRRFHREWPELAVQYREALGEITSPEAWERTFAPWTDGAAGDE, encoded by the coding sequence GTGACCACCAGCCCGACGACCGCCCCGGCGGCCACCCACACCACGCCCGGCACGGTGACCCGGCTGCTCCAGCGGCAGATCCTCCCGATCGACCGCGACACCGACGTGTTCCCGCTCTATGTCGACCTCGAGGACGTCAAGCTCGACACCGACCGCTTCGAGGTCGGTGGCGACAAGGCCGCCAAGGACCTCAACAACGCCGCGATCCGCCAGTCGACCTCGACCGGGCGCAAGCTGCACCCCGACCAGATCCGCTCGCGCACCGCGCTGCAGCTCGAGCCGTCGCAACTGCTGTCCTTCGGCACCTACTTCAACGCCTTCCCGGCGTCGTACTGGCGCCGGCACACGGTCGTCACGCAGGTGCAGCTCTCCGTCACGGTCCGCGGCGCCGGGTCGACCGTCACCGTCTACAAGTCGATGGCGCGCGGCCACTCCCAGCGGGTCGACTCGGCCCAGACCGGCGAGGACGCCGAGGGCACGTTCACCTTCGACCTGTCCCTGAAGCCGTTCGTCGACGGCGGCTGGTACTGGTACGACGTCGTCGCGGGCGACCACGGCTGCACGGTCGAGGGCGCCGAGTGGACCGCGGAAGTCTCGGCCGACCGCGCCGAGCACGGCACCGTCGACGTCTGCATCACCACGATGCTGCCTGACATGAGCGCCCAGCTGCTGGGCCAGCTCGGCGCCGCCGAGGAGCTGCAGCCCTACCTCGACACGGTCTTCGTCATGGACCAGGGCAAGGACAAGGTCACCGACAGCGAGTACTTCCCCGCCGCGCGTGCGGGCCTCGGCGAGAAGCTCCACGTCATCGTCCAGGGCAACCTGGGCGGGTCCGGCGGGTACGCCCGCGGCCAGCTCGAGAGCGTCCGCAAGGGCACCGCGACGTACGCGATGATGATGGACGACGACGTGGTCTGCGAGCCGGAGGGCGTGATCCGCGCGGTCACCTTCGGCGACCTCGCCAAGCGCCCGACCATCGTCGGCGGCCACATGTTCAACCTCTACAGCCGCGCCCAGCTGCACTCGTTCGGCGAGATCGTCCAGCCGTGGCGCTTCTGGTGGCAGACCCGCCTCGACGGCTACGCCCAGTGGGACTTCGCCGCGCGCAACCTGCGCTCGTCCCGGTGGCTGCACAAGCGCGCCGACGTGGACTTCAACGGCTGGTTCATGTGCCTGATCCCGCGCGTGGTCCTCGAGGAGGTCGGCCTCTCGCTGCCCGTCTTCATCAAGTGGGACGACTCGGAGTTCGGGCTCCGGGCCAAGCAGGCGGGCTACCCGACGGTGTCCTTCCCCGGTGCCGCCGTCTGGCACGTGCCGTGGACCGACAAGAACGACGGCGTGGACTGGCAGTCCTACTTCCACCACCGCAACCGGATCATCGCTGCGCTGCTCCACTCGCCCTACGAGCGTGGCGGGCGGATGGTGCGCGAGAGCCTCAACCACCAGGTCAAGCACCTCGCCTCGCTGCAGTACTCGACGGCCGAGCTGCGGCACCTGGCGATGGAGGACGTGCTGCGCGGCCCGCACGCCCTGCACGGCGAGCTGGCCACCAAGCTGGGCGAGATCAACGCCTTCCGCAAGCAGTTCACCGACGCCCAGCTGCACATCGACCGCGACGAGCTGCCGCCGGTGCGGCGCAAGAAGCCGCCCAAGAAGGGCAAGGCCGACATCGAGATCCCGAGTCGGCTGAGCACCCTCGTCGCCGCCGGCCTGGCGCCGCTGCGCCAGCTGCGACCGGTGCGGGAGATGGCCACCGAGTACCCCGAGACCGAGCTCACCGCGATGGACGCGGCCTGGTACAACCTCGTGAAGTACGACTCGGCCGTGGTCTCGATGAACGACGGCTCGTCGGTCGCGTTCTACCGGCGCGACCCGGCCCGCTACCGCGACCTGCTCAAGCGGACCATCGACATCCACCGCCGCTTCCACCGCGAGTGGCCCGAGCTCGCCGTCCAGTACCGCGAGGCGCTGGGCGAGATCACCTCGCCGGAGGCCTGGGAGCGCACCTTCGCCCCGTGGACGGATGGTGCGGCCGGCGATGAGTGA
- the glf gene encoding UDP-galactopyranose mutase — protein sequence MSSPDSAALPDLVVVGSGFFGLTVAERCASELGLKVLVLERRHHLGGNAYSEIDPETGIEVHVYGTHLFHTSNTKVWEYVNRFTDFTGYQHRVFAKYQGQVYSFPMNLGLINQFFGKSHTPDEARALIAEQASEIATADATNLEEKAISLIGRPLYEAFVKGYTAKQWQTDPTELSADIITRLPVRYTFDNRYFNDTYEGLPVDGYTAWLERMADHPNIEVRLETDFFAVADEFRGKVPIVYTGPVDEYFDNAEGRLSWRTIDLERETVDVDDYQGTGVVNANDEDVPWTRVLEFKHLHPERTYLPGKSIVVHEYSRFAEEGDEPYYPVNTAADREKLLKYRERAKREPMVLFGGRLGTYKYLDMHMAIGSALSMFENKLRPHFAEGAPLTSGGVDE from the coding sequence GTGTCCTCCCCTGATTCCGCCGCGCTCCCGGACCTGGTCGTCGTCGGCTCCGGCTTCTTCGGCCTGACCGTCGCCGAGCGCTGCGCCAGCGAGCTGGGCCTCAAGGTGCTGGTGCTCGAGCGCCGCCACCACCTCGGGGGCAACGCGTACAGCGAGATCGACCCCGAGACCGGGATCGAGGTGCACGTCTACGGCACCCACCTCTTCCACACCTCGAACACCAAGGTGTGGGAGTACGTCAACCGGTTCACCGACTTCACCGGCTACCAGCACCGGGTGTTCGCGAAGTACCAGGGGCAGGTCTACTCCTTCCCGATGAACCTGGGCCTGATCAACCAGTTCTTCGGGAAGTCGCACACCCCCGACGAGGCGCGGGCGCTGATCGCCGAGCAGGCCAGCGAGATCGCCACCGCGGACGCCACCAACCTCGAGGAGAAGGCGATCTCCCTCATCGGGCGCCCGCTCTACGAGGCCTTCGTCAAGGGCTACACCGCCAAGCAGTGGCAGACCGACCCCACGGAGCTCAGCGCGGACATCATCACGCGCCTCCCGGTCCGCTACACCTTTGACAACCGCTACTTCAACGACACCTACGAGGGCCTCCCGGTCGACGGCTACACGGCCTGGCTGGAGCGGATGGCCGACCACCCGAACATCGAGGTCCGCCTCGAGACCGACTTCTTCGCGGTGGCCGACGAGTTCAGGGGCAAGGTCCCGATCGTCTACACCGGCCCCGTCGACGAGTACTTCGACAACGCCGAGGGCCGGCTGTCCTGGCGCACCATCGACCTCGAGCGCGAGACCGTCGACGTCGACGACTACCAGGGCACCGGCGTGGTGAACGCCAACGACGAGGACGTCCCGTGGACGCGGGTGCTGGAGTTCAAGCACCTGCACCCCGAGCGCACCTACCTGCCGGGCAAGTCGATCGTGGTGCACGAGTACAGCCGGTTCGCGGAGGAGGGCGACGAGCCCTACTACCCGGTGAACACCGCCGCCGACCGCGAGAAGCTGCTCAAGTACCGCGAGCGCGCGAAGCGGGAGCCGATGGTCCTCTTCGGGGGTCGGCTCGGCACCTACAAGTACCTCGACATGCACATGGCGATCGGCTCGGCCCTGTCGATGTTCGAGAACAAGCTCCGGCCGCACTTCGCCGAAGGCGCGCCCCTGACGAGCGGAGGAGTGGACGAGTGA
- the cofE gene encoding coenzyme F420-0:L-glutamate ligase, which translates to MNRLEVLAPDGVPEVRDGDDVAALLLAALEREQVALLDGDVVVVTSKVVSKAEGRVRRGERDEALAAETVRVVARRGPTTIVRTRHGLTMAAAGIDASNVELGSIVLLPEDPDASARALRAALQERTGRTVGVVVTDTAGRAWREGQTDLAVGAAGLLVAEDYAGRTDPHGNPLAVTAPAVADEIAGAAELAQGKLAGRPFAVVRGRADLVLPPGEAGPGAVALVRAEGGDLFGYGAREAVVRALAGDPADRTPFGAAADPQELAAALAAVSDAEVHPDGDDLVVTGADPAVLAALAYAHGWTTRAGDSAVAARLTPVGP; encoded by the coding sequence GTGAACCGCCTGGAGGTGCTGGCCCCCGACGGCGTGCCGGAGGTGCGGGACGGCGACGACGTGGCCGCGCTGCTGCTCGCCGCCCTCGAGCGCGAGCAGGTCGCCCTGCTCGACGGCGACGTCGTCGTCGTGACGAGCAAGGTGGTCAGCAAGGCCGAGGGGCGGGTACGCCGGGGCGAGCGCGACGAGGCACTGGCCGCCGAGACCGTCCGCGTCGTGGCCCGGCGGGGCCCGACCACGATCGTCCGCACCCGGCACGGCCTGACCATGGCGGCGGCCGGCATCGACGCCTCGAACGTCGAGCTGGGCTCGATCGTGCTGCTGCCCGAGGACCCCGACGCCTCGGCCCGGGCGCTCCGCGCCGCACTGCAGGAGCGGACCGGCCGCACGGTCGGGGTGGTCGTGACCGACACGGCCGGCCGTGCGTGGCGGGAGGGCCAGACCGACCTCGCGGTGGGCGCCGCCGGGCTGCTCGTCGCCGAGGACTACGCCGGGCGCACGGACCCGCACGGCAACCCGCTCGCGGTCACCGCCCCGGCGGTCGCCGACGAGATCGCCGGCGCGGCGGAGCTCGCGCAGGGCAAGCTCGCCGGCCGCCCGTTCGCGGTCGTCCGCGGCCGGGCCGACCTGGTCCTCCCGCCCGGCGAGGCCGGACCGGGCGCGGTGGCGCTGGTGCGGGCCGAGGGCGGCGACCTGTTCGGGTACGGCGCCCGCGAGGCCGTCGTCCGCGCCCTGGCCGGCGACCCCGCCGACCGCACGCCGTTCGGCGCCGCCGCGGACCCCCAGGAGCTGGCGGCCGCGCTGGCCGCGGTCTCGGACGCCGAGGTGCACCCCGACGGCGACGACCTGGTCGTCACCGGCGCCGATCCGGCCGTCCTCGCGGCGCTCGCGTACGCCCACGGCTGGACGACGCGTGCCGGCGATTCCGCCGTCGCCGCACGGCTGACGCCCGTCGGTCCGTAG
- a CDS encoding N-acetylmuramoyl-L-alanine amidase, which yields MPASKSRFVTACQQLLALGVVLAVLTPAASIVTLDVVHEAPLGGAVPAAPTSGMAAYSHVSAQASLVPAAPVEATVEEVSLTAPATTVAGRVKAPTLEARRTTAADGAAALTSTPQPVTGYGAVGVTWQHGLAVDDESIEFGVRTLDDGVWSDWAPMEYHDEHGPDPDSPEGQQARPGTTELLVGEVDQVQVQVTAQDALPADMKLAVIDPGQSEAEELEKAEIDTGLLDGEQPAPAPATPAAPEAAEDEAMELSAAIYTPKPTIYSRAQWGADERLRDKGSLHYYEVHAGFVHHTVNANEYSRAEVPGILRSIYAYHTRSRGWSDLGYNYLVDRFGRIWEGRAGGVDRPVVGAHTLGYNDYSFAMSAIGNFELKKPGRAMVQAYGALFAWKLSLHGVAASSTNQVVGPRTFPGINGHRDAGSTACPGKYLYAKIPKIRKLAAGAQQGWSGRELESNIAGSPHPDLVVRRASDARLMVWPTTVSATGVAGMGRPIDTGRTIKRVDRLMNAGDWDRDGFGDIVMRKRNGNLLVRPGNGAGQFGKATRIGTGFGGVKLLAAVGDMTGDGWPDLMGQVGGVMRIYPGRGAQALGSSYVAHAKIKGARLSGIGRWDTDGAPDSLVRSGRSLVLYPGNGPGGLTGARTLSGNVSAYDWVIGIRDIGLVGRPDVVVREKASGRLLLLPGTANGVGAPVHLDTGAEGFDLAG from the coding sequence ATGCCTGCCTCGAAAAGCCGTTTCGTCACCGCCTGCCAGCAGCTGCTGGCCCTCGGTGTCGTGCTGGCCGTGCTCACCCCTGCCGCCAGCATCGTGACCCTGGACGTGGTCCACGAGGCGCCGCTCGGGGGCGCCGTGCCGGCGGCTCCGACCAGCGGCATGGCGGCGTACTCCCACGTCTCCGCGCAGGCCTCGCTCGTCCCGGCCGCGCCGGTCGAGGCGACGGTCGAGGAGGTGTCGCTGACGGCCCCCGCGACCACGGTCGCCGGCCGCGTGAAGGCGCCCACCCTCGAGGCCCGTCGGACGACGGCCGCCGACGGCGCCGCGGCGCTGACCAGCACCCCGCAGCCGGTGACCGGGTACGGCGCGGTCGGCGTCACCTGGCAGCACGGGCTCGCGGTCGACGACGAGTCGATCGAGTTCGGGGTGCGCACCCTCGACGACGGCGTCTGGTCGGACTGGGCGCCGATGGAGTACCACGACGAGCACGGGCCCGACCCCGACAGCCCCGAGGGCCAGCAGGCCCGCCCGGGCACGACCGAGCTGCTGGTCGGCGAGGTCGACCAGGTGCAGGTGCAGGTCACCGCGCAGGACGCGCTGCCCGCCGACATGAAGCTCGCCGTCATCGACCCGGGCCAGAGCGAGGCCGAGGAGCTGGAGAAGGCCGAGATCGACACCGGCCTCCTCGACGGCGAGCAGCCGGCCCCGGCCCCGGCCACGCCGGCCGCGCCCGAGGCAGCGGAGGACGAGGCCATGGAGCTCTCGGCGGCCATCTACACGCCCAAGCCCACGATCTACTCCCGCGCCCAGTGGGGCGCCGACGAGCGGCTGCGCGACAAGGGGTCGCTGCACTACTACGAGGTGCACGCCGGCTTCGTCCACCACACGGTGAACGCCAACGAGTACAGCAGGGCCGAGGTGCCCGGGATCCTGCGGAGCATCTACGCCTACCACACCCGTTCCCGGGGCTGGAGCGACCTCGGCTACAACTACCTCGTCGACCGGTTCGGCCGGATCTGGGAGGGTCGCGCCGGCGGCGTCGACCGCCCCGTGGTCGGCGCGCACACCCTGGGCTACAACGACTACTCCTTCGCGATGTCGGCCATCGGCAACTTCGAGCTGAAGAAGCCCGGCCGCGCGATGGTCCAGGCGTACGGCGCGCTGTTCGCCTGGAAGCTCTCCCTGCACGGCGTGGCGGCGTCCTCGACCAACCAGGTGGTCGGCCCGCGCACGTTCCCGGGCATCAACGGCCACCGCGACGCCGGCTCGACCGCCTGCCCGGGCAAGTACCTCTACGCCAAGATCCCCAAGATCCGGAAGCTCGCGGCCGGCGCCCAGCAGGGCTGGTCCGGGCGCGAGCTGGAGTCGAACATCGCCGGCTCGCCGCACCCCGACCTGGTGGTCCGGCGCGCGAGCGACGCCCGGCTGATGGTCTGGCCCACGACGGTCTCCGCCACGGGCGTGGCCGGGATGGGCCGGCCGATCGACACCGGGCGCACGATCAAGCGGGTGGACCGGCTGATGAACGCCGGCGACTGGGACCGCGACGGCTTCGGCGACATCGTCATGCGCAAGAGGAACGGCAACCTGCTGGTGCGGCCGGGCAACGGCGCCGGGCAGTTCGGCAAGGCCACCAGGATCGGCACCGGCTTCGGCGGGGTGAAGCTGCTCGCCGCGGTCGGCGACATGACCGGCGACGGCTGGCCGGACCTGATGGGCCAGGTCGGCGGCGTGATGCGGATCTACCCCGGCCGCGGCGCGCAGGCGCTCGGCTCCAGCTACGTCGCGCACGCCAAGATCAAGGGCGCCCGGCTCTCCGGCATCGGCCGCTGGGACACCGACGGCGCCCCGGACAGCCTGGTGCGCAGCGGGCGCTCGCTGGTGCTCTACCCGGGCAACGGCCCCGGCGGCCTGACCGGGGCGCGCACCCTGTCGGGCAACGTGTCGGCGTACGACTGGGTGATCGGCATCCGCGACATCGGCCTGGTCGGGCGCCCGGACGTCGTGGTCCGCGAGAAGGCCAGCGGCCGGTTGCTGCTCCTGCCCGGGACGGCGAACGGGGTCGGCGCCCCCGTGCACCTGGACACCGGCGCCGAGGGGTTCGATCTGGCGGGCTGA
- a CDS encoding DUF3105 domain-containing protein yields the protein MAKTPKSAKSDRQAVIDDIRKKQKGAEKRRGFAIVGACLLVALLIVGAAAWGPIKDSLDAGEYADVPLAEIGAPASVCTDPVTESAEGSGDHVDEAQQVTYDHSPPAFGAHWNALGSPAPFERKFYTAEDRPELESLVHNSEHGYNIVWYDETIADDDEAVDHLRAFAAKFEGTSNYRSKFIVAPWTKDDDKAHGGEFPEGQHVAMTHWSVGGAGETDPTKQVGVWQYCSEPSGEALEEFVKTYPYTDSPEPTVQ from the coding sequence GTGGCCAAGACCCCGAAGTCTGCCAAGTCCGACCGCCAGGCGGTCATCGACGACATCCGCAAGAAGCAGAAGGGCGCCGAGAAGCGCCGGGGCTTCGCCATCGTGGGCGCGTGCCTGCTGGTGGCGCTGCTCATCGTCGGCGCCGCGGCGTGGGGGCCGATCAAGGACTCGCTCGACGCCGGTGAGTACGCCGACGTGCCGCTGGCGGAGATCGGCGCTCCGGCGTCGGTCTGCACCGACCCGGTCACCGAGTCCGCCGAGGGCTCCGGCGACCACGTGGACGAGGCGCAGCAGGTCACCTACGACCACTCCCCGCCGGCCTTCGGCGCGCACTGGAACGCCCTCGGCTCGCCGGCCCCGTTCGAGCGGAAGTTCTACACCGCCGAGGACCGCCCCGAGCTGGAGTCGCTGGTCCACAACTCCGAGCACGGTTACAACATCGTCTGGTACGACGAGACGATCGCCGACGACGACGAGGCGGTCGACCACCTCCGCGCGTTCGCCGCGAAGTTCGAGGGCACCAGCAACTACCGCTCGAAGTTCATCGTCGCGCCCTGGACCAAGGACGACGACAAGGCGCACGGCGGCGAGTTCCCCGAGGGCCAGCACGTCGCCATGACGCACTGGTCCGTCGGCGGCGCCGGCGAGACCGACCCGACCAAGCAGGTCGGCGTGTGGCAGTACTGCAGCGAGCCCAGCGGCGAGGCGCTCGAGGAGTTCGTGAAGACCTACCCCTACACCGACTCCCCCGAGCCGACCGTCCAGTAG